From the genome of Mucispirillum schaedleri ASF457:
TTGTTGTCTCCTGCAACTACCTTTTCGCCATAAGAATGGATAGAATATTTTACACCGTTGCTTTTATATTCATAATTTCTGCCCCAGCCGTCTACTAAATCAGGTGCAGGAAAATTATAACCTTCCCATTTTAGATTTCTGCTGTCAAAATTTCCTTCTAAATATCTGTTTGGAACAATATGGTCTGGCACAACTGTAACATTATATTTTTTGAGATTTTCAAGCCCTTCTTCTGTCTTTGGATAGTGTCCATGCTCTTTTTTATATGCTTCAAGCTGTTTTTCTATTACAGAAATATCATATATTGAATGCTTTACTTTATCTTCATGGCTTTCATTACTATTTTCTGCATAACTTATACATGTAAATAACAAGCCCGCACAAATAATGTTTAATAATACAAATATTTTTCTCATAAAATACTCCGTTTTCTGATTAATTTTATTATAAAATTTCATTAAGCATATTTAAAAATTTATCAGGATAATATAGTGCAAGTTCACCATGATTTAAACCTTTATATTCTATTATCCTTGAATGTGGCAGCAGTTTTTTCAGCTGCTCTGCTGAATGTTTAACACATTTCATTTCTTTAGAACCATATATACATATTATATCAGTTTGTGAATTTTTAATTGTTGATTTTAACTGATATGAAGCCATATATGTATCATATATATTATAAAGTGTTTCTTTTTTCAAGACAGGAATATATTTTATATACATTTGTTTTTGGATATTAGTAACAGTCCTTTTTCTTGAAAATTTTAAAAGAAACATCTGTATTTTGCAAGCTGTTTTTGTAAACATTATATTATAGCAGTATTTAACAATAATTTTTGATATTTTTGCAAGTTTTGGCTGTGGATAAAATATACTTCCATCTATTACTGCTTTTTCAGCAATATCTGGTTTTGATGACATCATCTCTAATGCTATCTGCCCGCCAAGAGAAAGACCGTATAATAATTGTAATTTTTTTGCAGGGCTTTTTCCAATATATTTAATAATTTGTTCTGCACAATATTCTGTAGAGATATATTGTGTTTGACTATCTTCACTATGACCATCAAGTGTTGGAATAATAACATAATATGATTTAGATAGAGTATCAATATAGTTTATAAAATTCCACCATCCATATCCTGCTCCGTGTATAAGCATAATATGTGGGTTATCTATGCTGCCATAAGTATTGAAAATCATATATTTTATCCAACAATAAAAAATTATTTCATAAACTTTGCTTTTGCAGTACGCAGTATTTCTCTATGGTCAAAAGCTATATTTTCAGGCAGATTATCTATATGGAAATATTTTGCATCCTGTGCGTCATCATTTGCATCAGCTTTTTTATCAGAGAAATACACATATACAGCACTTACCGTATGCCCTCTTGTATCTCTTTTTGGGTCAGAATATATTCCAAGCAGGTGCAGGTCATTAATATTTGCTTCTATCCCTGTTTCTTCCTGCAGTTCTCTTAATGCTGCATTTTCTATTGTTTCATATAAATCCACAAATCCGCCGGGTATTGCCCAGCCAAGCGGCTCATTTTTCCTGTCTATTAATAAGACTTTATCATCATTGATAACTAAAACATCAGCAGCAAGTGTAGGGGAAATTTGAAACCAGCCGCCATATTTTACATTCATAATTTTAAGCAGACAGTCGCAGTATGGAGCAGCCTGCCCATATTTTTCATGAGTGCGAACAACAACCCCTAGTATCGCATCAATCTCTGGGTTTCTGTTTGCTTCAATATCCTGATACATACTTGATTTAAAGGATACATTTTCCTTACATCTTGATGTTATTTTATCATATTCTTCATCTGCTATATCCACACCACATAGTTTAGCAGCATTTTGAGCTTCTTTAAAAAGAGATTTAGTCAGGCTTATGGCATCATCAAAGCTGCTCATTTTAAAAAATGTTTTGCGGAAAAGTGCTGACAGTGGGTTTAAAACAATATTAAGCATTAACTTCTGCCACTGATAATATTTTATATTATCAGTATATTTTGCATTTAATTCTGCATGCTGTAATATCTGCATATATGTATCAGCATATTGAGAATTTTTCCCATTAATATGACCAAAAATAAGCCTGCCCTCTGCCATATATTCTAAAATACCTTTTTCCTGCATAACCGCTGTCATATATATAACATTTGTAATGATTTTTTCTGGCATAATAAAAGCAGAAATAATATCAGGGTTTTCCACTCCATTTTGGATAGATACAACAAAGCCATCATTATTTAAATGGTTTTTTACATGTTTTGCAGCATCAACAGTATCTTTTGATTTAACACATATTAATACTGCATCATACAAACCGATTAATTCTTTAACTGCATTTACTTTCAGATTATAAGGAGACTTATCTTGATAATTTTTAACAATAAGACCCTTTTCTTTTAATACATTATACCCAGAGCGAGCCACAAACTCCACATTAGTAAACCCATGTTCAATAAATTTTGAGCCAATATATGAGCCTATGGCACCTGCACCAAATATTGCTATCCGTTTATTTAATAAGGACTTCATTATTTTTCACTACTGCTTTAAATACTTTGCGTTTTGGCGAAGTATCATTTATTAAAATATCAGCAAGTTTATCTTCAATATGGCTTTGCAGTATCCGTTTAACAGGTCTTGCACCATACATATATGGATAATTATTTGTTAAAAGATACTCTTTTACATCATCAGATATACTTATTTTTTTACCGCTTGGAGCAAGCCTTTTATTAATTTCAGCAAGCTGAATATCAAATATTACTTTTAATTCTTCAAGCCCTAACGGTTTAAAATAGATTATATTATCAAGCCTGTTTAAAAACTCTGGAGCAAATCTCATTTTCAGCTCTTTTTCTGCTGCTGATTTAAAACGGCTGTGGTCTAATGTGCCTGCATTTTTCATACCACCAAAACCAAGAGATTTATCATCTGTGCCTTCTTTTGTTCCTATATTAGATGTAAGGATAATAATAGTATTTTTAAAATTTACTTTATGACCAAGGCTGTCTGTAACAAAACCCTCATCTAGTATCTGCAGTAAAATATTCATAACATCTGGATGAGCTTTTTCAACTTCATCAAAAAGCACAACAGAATATGGCCGTCTTCTAACCTGCTCTGTTAATTTGCCCCCTTCTTCATATCCTACATATCCAGGGGGAGCACCAACAAGTCTTGAAACATTAAATTTTTCCATATATTCACTCATATCTATTCTGATAAGAGCATCCCGTGAGCCAAACACTATTTCTGCAAGTCTTTTTGCAACTTCTGTTTTACCAACGCCAGTAGGTCCAAGGAATATGAAAGAGCCAAGTGGTTTATCAGGGTTTGTAATACCTGCAAAGCTGCGTTTTATAGATTTTGCAACACTATCTACTGCTTCATCCTGCCCTATTACATATTTTTTAATCTCTGAAGCAATACCCGCAACTCTTGCTTTATCATCAGACTGTAATTTTTTAGCAGGAATACCTGTCATAATAGATACAACTTCTGCCACATCATCACTTGTAAGGCTTTGATATGTTTCATTAATATCTTTATTCCAGCTGTTTATTTTAGCTTTATATAAAGCATCAAGCTTATTAATTTCTTTTGTAAACTGCTCTATTTTATCATATTCATTATAAGGAATATATTTTTCTCTTTCTGAACTGGCAGAATTAATTCTGTGCTTTAACTTTTCCAGATTCTTAGGCAGCATATTTTTATTAATTTTTCGTTTTGAACATGCTTCGTCAATAACATCTATACTTTTATCCGGCTGAAATTTATCAGTAATATATCTATCAGTTAATGAAACAACTTCTTCTGCCACTTCATCAGGAATTAATACTTTATGGTATTCTTCATAATATTTTTTTATGCCTTTAATAATAGCAACAGTCTGCTTTTCTGTTGGCGGCTGCACAATAATAGTCTGAAACCTGCGGACTAATGCACCATCTTTTTCAAAATGTTTTCTGTATTCTGCCAGCGTTGTAGCACCAATGCACTGAACACCACCTCTTGCAAGAGCCGGTTTTAACATGCTTGCAGCATCAATAGAGCCTTCTGCAGCTCCAGCTCCAACGAGTGTATGTATTTCGTCAATAAAAAGAACAATATTTTTTGCAGTTTCTATCTCTTTCAAGAGTTTTTTCATACGCTCTTCAAACTGACCGCGGTATTTTGTGCCTGCGACTAATGCTCCCATTTCTAAAGAAACTATCCGTTTATCTCTTAAAAATACAGGTATATCTTCATCAAGCATTCTTTTTGCAAGCCCCTCTACAATAGCAGTTTTACCAATACCCGGTTCTCCTATAAGCACAGCATTATTTTTCTGCCTTCTGCCTAATATTTGTAAAAGGCGGATAATTTCATCCTGCCTGCCAACAACTGGGTCCAGTTTTCCGTCACGAGCAAGAGCAGTTAAATCTCTGCCAAACTCATCTAAAACTGGTGTTTCACTGTTTTCTTTATCTGATGAACCTTTCTTATAATATATTTTAATATCATTCCTTAAAGATTCCACATCAAAGCCTATCCTGCTTAATATGGCACTGGCTTTTCCCTCTGTTTCACGAACTAAGCCTAAAAGCAAGTGTTCAGTATCAACAATTTCTTTGCCAAAAGTGTTTGCTTCTTCTGCTGCATATTCTAGAACTTTTGTAACAAGTGGGCTGTAATTCAGGTTACCCTTCAATGCAAAAATATCGCTCATATCAGAGCTGCGGCGTATTTTCATTACAATTGATGAAATATTAATATTTCGTTTCATAAAAATAGTGGCAGCAATACCCGTTTTTTCTATAAAAAGCCCTAATAATATATGCTCTGTATCAATAACAGGCTGTGCCAGTTTATCTGCTTCTTCCTTTGCATGAGCAAGCACCTGCATAGCTCTGTTGCTTAAATTATCAAACATTTAATTCTCCACAATTAAAAATACAAGTATAATATCCATAGTATTATATTAAATATTTTATTTTTATCAAGTAGTAAAATATGTTGTCTAGATAATGTCTATACATTATGCAGGAAAAATGCTTGATACTTACATATTGGACTTACCTAAAATTTTTTACAGCAGTAGTGTTGAGTCTGATTTGAAAGGCGAAAAATCTAAATTATATATATTAAAGTATTGTATAATATATTTAAAACTATCTAACTTTTTAGATACTTCGCCTTTCAGGCTCAGTAAAACAATGCAGGGACAAGGAAGTCCCGTCGCATAGCGTAAGCGATGGGAGCATTTACTGCGACCAAGCGTGATTTTTCAAATTCATGGATGAATTTGAAAATGAAGGGTAAATTTAGATACTTCGCCTTTCAGGCTCAGTAAAACAATGCAGGGACAGGAATTGTCTTAGTCTAAATTTTTTGAATAAATCCATTAATTTTATTTTCAGTCATTATTAATTCATCATAAATCTTTTGAATATCCATATCTTTAAAGTATGTTTTTATATGTGCAGAAATACCTATTGTATCAGGCATTTCTAAATATCCAATGCCATATTCTGCAAATACATATTTTTCAAAATTTAAAGGAATGTTGTATAAGTTTCCTTCAAACATACATTCTTTTAATGGAAAAATATCATCATATTTAAAAATTCTTCCATGATTATAAGCATATAATGATAACTTTCTATTGCTTTTAGAAAGACTTTTTTTCAATATCAAAAAAAGATACTAGTCTAGAGCCTTATTTATATTGTATAAAAAGGTATATCTACCTCCATAAGCCTTTATAAACCTTAAATATAAAAAATATCTTGCTTATTATTATATAATTATCTATCTTATAAATATATTCACATGAGGTTATATATGGATAAACAATATTATTATGCATTAAGTTTTGTAAATACTGACTCAAAAGGTATTGTGGCAGATACTACAAAAGTTCTTTTTGATAACGGCTTTAATCTATCTGATTCCAGCTCCACATTATTACAGGGCGTTTTTTCTATGATATTTATAGTCACAAATGATAAAGAATATAAAGAGCAGGAAATAAAAGATATGTTTAAAAATGTCCGCTCTAATATGGAAGTTTTTAAATTTAATAAAAAGCCTGAAATAAAAGACGGCAGTCATTATTCTATTTCTGTATATGGTGCAGATAAAGCAGGCATTGTTCATGCTATTACTAAAGAGATAACAAAAAACAATTTAAATATTATAGATTTACAGACAAAAATCACAGGCGGCAGCACAAAAGTATATATTATGATGCTGGAAGTTGTTGCTAATAATGAAGATAATGAAAATATCTGGCAGGAAGCATTAAAGAAAACTGCAAAAGAAATTAACACCCAAATAAATATAAAAAAAATTGAATTTTATGAGCTTTAATCATGGCAGTAAGAGAAGTTTTAAAATACCCAAATGATATATTAAAGCAGGACGCTGCTGATGTTATAGAATTAACAGATGAAGTTAAGCAGATTATACAGGATTTAAAAGATACAATGCTTGATGCAAGACATTCCACAGGGATTGCTGCTCCACAGATAGGCATACTTAAAAGAATAATCACAATAGATGCATCTCTTAATAAAAAATGCAAAGAAAACCACGGCTTTATGGTAATGATTAACCCAGAAATTATTGAGCACAGCGGCACTATTACATCACGAGAAGGCTGCATGAGTGTGCCTGATTTTACTGGCAATGTTACACGAGCAGAAAGAATAGTTGTAAACTATTTTGATGAGAATATGCAGCAAAATGTGCTTGAAACAAGCGGCTTTGAAGCTGTCCTTATCCAGCATGAAACAGACCATCTTAATGGTATGCTTTTTATAGACAGAGTTATATCAAAAAGGACAGATTTATTTAGAAGAAAAAAATATTAGGAGTCAGTATGAAAGTTGTTATTACTTCCAAATTACCAAACATTATTACTAATTATTTAGAAGATATACGCATTGATACAAACAGTATAGATGAGCCGCTTCCGCCTATCAGGCTTAGGCAGATGATGAGCGACACTGATGCTTTAATATGCACATCAAGCGATATTATTGACAGACCATTAATGGAAGCAGCTCCAAAACTTAAAGTAATAGTAAATTATGATGCGGGAAGTGATAATATAGATATAGATTATGCTACTCACAGGGGCATAACAGTATGCACAACAAAACATATATTAACTCAAAGCACAGCAGAGCTTGGCTTTGCTTTATTAATGAGTGCAGCTCGCCACATACCAGAAGCAGACAAATATGCAAGAAATGGCAGATTTTCAGGCAACACTAACCACAGCTTAATGACAGGGCTTGATTTTTATAAAAAAACATTAGGTATTTTTGGTATGGGAAATATTGGTCAGGCTGTTGCAAAAATAGCAACTGGCTTTTCTATGGATATAATATACCATAACAGGCATAGAGATAAGCAGGCAGAATTAATTTTTGGTGCAACTTATGCTACATTTGATGAGCTTTTGGAGTGGTCTGATTTCCTGATTATCACTGCACCATTAACACTTGAAACAAGGCATATTTTTTCATTAAGAGAATTTAAAAAAATGAAAAAAACTGCTGTTTTAGTAAATATTGGCAGAGGAGCAATTATAAGAGAAAGTGATTTGGCAGCAGCTCTTTCTGAAAAAATAATATATGCAGCAGGGCTTGATGTATACGAATATGAGCCAGATATAAATGAAGAATTAAAAAAACTTGATAATGTAGTGCTTTCCCCCCATTTAGGAAGTTCTACACAGGCAACAAAGGAAAATATGGCAATATGCTGTGCAGAATCAGTTATAAGTGTATTAAAAGGCGGCATTACACCAGATACTGCTATTAATAAAACAGTGCTTATATAGTTTTATATTTTTGCAGGTTATAGTTTAAATATATTATACAATACTGTAATATATATATAATTTAGATTTTTCGCCTGTCAAAATCAGGCTCAAAATGACTTATGGTGTGAAAACTCTATGTCATACTGAGCCAAAGGCGAAGTATCTAAAAACAGATAATTTAAATATATTATACACTTTTGCAATATATATATAATCTAGATTTTTCTCCTTTAAAAAAAGGCTCAAAATTACTGCCACACAAAATTTTTGGATAAGTCCAAATACATTAAAAAATACTGCTGTTTTTAGCAGCAGTAAAATACATTATTTTTAAATAATATTAAAATATTTTTTCTGGAACTATTGAGCGGGAATGAGCAGACCTTGCACTAATATCTACTTCTTCTTTTGATACAATTCTTTCTGACTGAATAGTTCCGTCTTCATTATATACTGTAAATTTAAATTTATCCACTTTTGCATCAGCAATAGAGAAAGCAAGCATTAATAATACTGTTACTGCAAAAGCAATATACCAGTATTTCATATATTCTCCACCAAAATATCTAGAAAACTTTTTAAATTTTTCTCCCATTATATTCTCCAGCTATATACTATGTTTTTTAATATTTTCAAGAAGCTTTGGAAAATCATTAAGACTAACCATATTAGCACCATCAGACAATGCTTTTGCAGGCTCTGGGTGAGTTTCTGCAAAAAAACCACGAATACCGCATGCACTTGCAGCTGCTGCAAGGTATGGAGCATATTCCGGATTGCCGCCGCTTTTGCCATCTAATGCACCCGGTTTCTGTGTAGAGTGAGTTAAATCCATAATAACAGGCACATTAAACTGCTGCATATCTATAAGGCTGCGGAAATCTACCACAAGATTACCATATCCAAACATTGTGCCCCTTTCTGTAAGCATTACCTGATTATTATCTGCTGAATATACTTTTTCAAGTGGATACTTCATATCTAACCCACTTAAAAACTGAGCTTTTTTAATATTTACTATTTTTTTTGTTTTTGCTGCTGCTGTT
Proteins encoded in this window:
- a CDS encoding type II secretion system protein GspG; the protein is MRKIFVLLNIICAGLLFTCISYAENSNESHEDKVKHSIYDISVIEKQLEAYKKEHGHYPKTEEGLENLKKYNVTVVPDHIVPNRYLEGNFDSRNLKWEGYNFPAPDLVDGWGRNYEYKSNGVKYSIHSYGEKVVAGDNNSGTDIVIFSNK
- a CDS encoding alpha/beta fold hydrolase, translated to MIFNTYGSIDNPHIMLIHGAGYGWWNFINYIDTLSKSYYVIIPTLDGHSEDSQTQYISTEYCAEQIIKYIGKSPAKKLQLLYGLSLGGQIALEMMSSKPDIAEKAVIDGSIFYPQPKLAKISKIIVKYCYNIMFTKTACKIQMFLLKFSRKRTVTNIQKQMYIKYIPVLKKETLYNIYDTYMASYQLKSTIKNSQTDIICIYGSKEMKCVKHSAEQLKKLLPHSRIIEYKGLNHGELALYYPDKFLNMLNEIL
- a CDS encoding 2-dehydropantoate 2-reductase; this encodes MKSLLNKRIAIFGAGAIGSYIGSKFIEHGFTNVEFVARSGYNVLKEKGLIVKNYQDKSPYNLKVNAVKELIGLYDAVLICVKSKDTVDAAKHVKNHLNNDGFVVSIQNGVENPDIISAFIMPEKIITNVIYMTAVMQEKGILEYMAEGRLIFGHINGKNSQYADTYMQILQHAELNAKYTDNIKYYQWQKLMLNIVLNPLSALFRKTFFKMSSFDDAISLTKSLFKEAQNAAKLCGVDIADEEYDKITSRCKENVSFKSSMYQDIEANRNPEIDAILGVVVRTHEKYGQAAPYCDCLLKIMNVKYGGWFQISPTLAADVLVINDDKVLLIDRKNEPLGWAIPGGFVDLYETIENAALRELQEETGIEANINDLHLLGIYSDPKRDTRGHTVSAVYVYFSDKKADANDDAQDAKYFHIDNLPENIAFDHREILRTAKAKFMK
- a CDS encoding ATP-dependent Clp protease ATP-binding subunit, with product MFDNLSNRAMQVLAHAKEEADKLAQPVIDTEHILLGLFIEKTGIAATIFMKRNINISSIVMKIRRSSDMSDIFALKGNLNYSPLVTKVLEYAAEEANTFGKEIVDTEHLLLGLVRETEGKASAILSRIGFDVESLRNDIKIYYKKGSSDKENSETPVLDEFGRDLTALARDGKLDPVVGRQDEIIRLLQILGRRQKNNAVLIGEPGIGKTAIVEGLAKRMLDEDIPVFLRDKRIVSLEMGALVAGTKYRGQFEERMKKLLKEIETAKNIVLFIDEIHTLVGAGAAEGSIDAASMLKPALARGGVQCIGATTLAEYRKHFEKDGALVRRFQTIIVQPPTEKQTVAIIKGIKKYYEEYHKVLIPDEVAEEVVSLTDRYITDKFQPDKSIDVIDEACSKRKINKNMLPKNLEKLKHRINSASSEREKYIPYNEYDKIEQFTKEINKLDALYKAKINSWNKDINETYQSLTSDDVAEVVSIMTGIPAKKLQSDDKARVAGIASEIKKYVIGQDEAVDSVAKSIKRSFAGITNPDKPLGSFIFLGPTGVGKTEVAKRLAEIVFGSRDALIRIDMSEYMEKFNVSRLVGAPPGYVGYEEGGKLTEQVRRRPYSVVLFDEVEKAHPDVMNILLQILDEGFVTDSLGHKVNFKNTIIILTSNIGTKEGTDDKSLGFGGMKNAGTLDHSRFKSAAEKELKMRFAPEFLNRLDNIIYFKPLGLEELKVIFDIQLAEINKRLAPSGKKISISDDVKEYLLTNNYPYMYGARPVKRILQSHIEDKLADILINDTSPKRKVFKAVVKNNEVLIK
- a CDS encoding LicD family protein; this encodes MILKKSLSKSNRKLSLYAYNHGRIFKYDDIFPLKECMFEGNLYNIPLNFEKYVFAEYGIGYLEMPDTIGISAHIKTYFKDMDIQKIYDELIMTENKINGFIQKI
- a CDS encoding glycine cleavage system protein R, producing the protein MDKQYYYALSFVNTDSKGIVADTTKVLFDNGFNLSDSSSTLLQGVFSMIFIVTNDKEYKEQEIKDMFKNVRSNMEVFKFNKKPEIKDGSHYSISVYGADKAGIVHAITKEITKNNLNIIDLQTKITGGSTKVYIMMLEVVANNEDNENIWQEALKKTAKEINTQINIKKIEFYEL
- the def gene encoding peptide deformylase, encoding MAVREVLKYPNDILKQDAADVIELTDEVKQIIQDLKDTMLDARHSTGIAAPQIGILKRIITIDASLNKKCKENHGFMVMINPEIIEHSGTITSREGCMSVPDFTGNVTRAERIVVNYFDENMQQNVLETSGFEAVLIQHETDHLNGMLFIDRVISKRTDLFRRKKY
- a CDS encoding 2-hydroxyacid dehydrogenase, with translation MKVVITSKLPNIITNYLEDIRIDTNSIDEPLPPIRLRQMMSDTDALICTSSDIIDRPLMEAAPKLKVIVNYDAGSDNIDIDYATHRGITVCTTKHILTQSTAELGFALLMSAARHIPEADKYARNGRFSGNTNHSLMTGLDFYKKTLGIFGMGNIGQAVAKIATGFSMDIIYHNRHRDKQAELIFGATYATFDELLEWSDFLIITAPLTLETRHIFSLREFKKMKKTAVLVNIGRGAIIRESDLAAALSEKIIYAAGLDVYEYEPDINEELKKLDNVVLSPHLGSSTQATKENMAICCAESVISVLKGGITPDTAINKTVLI
- the kdsA gene encoding 3-deoxy-8-phosphooctulonate synthase, which encodes MTLYETLKNNLFIMAGPCVIESKDICFEIAERAKAVAEQYGFTYIFKASFDKANRTAASSFRGTGLENGLEILKAVKDKFNVPIVTDIHESCQAEPAGKVCDIIQIPAFLCRQTDLLTAAAKTKKIVNIKKAQFLSGLDMKYPLEKVYSADNNQVMLTERGTMFGYGNLVVDFRSLIDMQQFNVPVIMDLTHSTQKPGALDGKSGGNPEYAPYLAAAASACGIRGFFAETHPEPAKALSDGANMVSLNDFPKLLENIKKHSI